AGCGGTTCAGGAAGACTTCATACGCATCGACGAGGCGCTGAATCCGGCTCAGATTCGTGCTCTGATCCACATGTTCCTTGTTGTCGTCTGTTGGCGTACCCGAGCCGACGTAGTTGACCGCGTTCAACAGGAGGAACAGGTTGAAGTTGGGCGCTTTTAGGTCGTAGGAGTAAAGCGTCGCGAAGTTGTAGGGTTGAATCAAGCCCTTCGCTTCATCGAACTCGCTCTTCGTGAGGAATTCGAAAAGCGCCACATAGTTGCCCCAGGCACGTTCAAAGATGTCAGCCATTATTTGCTCCTTGGTGAAGTGATCTACGGTTGCGAACGAAATGGAGGGTGGATTGTTCAAGTCGCTCGTGCAGTTGCTCCGTCCTCTTAAAAAGTCGCGCTACAGGGCGTTCAGCGACGGCGGGCTACCCGCCTGATCCAGAATGCGCGGTGCCGGTCGATGTCTTGCGCGGGCATGCCTTCGGCCAGGAGCAGCAACGCGTACGGCCCCGTGTTGGCCAGCCCTGCGCGCAGGCAGAGCGCGTCGATGCGCGCCGTTGGGTGGGCTTGAGCCCGTCCAGGTGAACCAGAAGCAGGCTGTCGAGCAGATTGGCACTGTTGGCAATGGCGGATGGGACGCGTGACACGCTCACCCAACTGGTGTGCCACTGCGGGAACCAGACGCCGGCCTGCGCGCTGTGTCCGTAGCAGGCCCGCTCCCGTTCCCGATTGCATCGACTGCACGCCCAAATGCCCGATCTTCGTGAGGTAGTCAGCGCAACCCGGGCCGTAGCCGCTCGCAAACGGGGATTGGCCTTCGCGTTGGCAAGCACCGGTCGACGGCTCGTCAGCCGCATCATCAGCGCTTGCGGCCGCTCGAGGCGGATGTCCTCGGACCGAGTCGGTGACGCGGAGGACAGTTGGTAGTCGGTGGCGGGAAGGGCGGCTGAATTCTCCAGCATGGCGGCTCCTTGCAAAAGGAGCTCGCAGCGGCCCCTCTGCGAGAACTTTGCCACCCGCGGCTCATGCCGCGCCAGCAAGCCGTCCTAAATCTTGCTAATCGTCCCGCGCTTGGGAAGGTGTCGCGAAGGTTCGCGTTAGCAAGTGGTCCAGGCCGGCATCGCCCAGTCCGCGACCCTGGGCCCGCCAGTACTGCAGCTCGGCGTTGCCGACGGTCGCGTCGATCAACTCCAGCGCGCGTCGCTGCGCCATCTTGGAAATCGGGTCGCGCTCGTTTTCGCTTTGATCGAAGAAGGTCTCGCCCGCCCCGATCAGTTGTGCAGCCTCGTGCACGAAGCCTGCAGCTGCAGCGACCCAGGCAAAAACTTCGGATCGTGAGCGCAGCAGGTTGGCCTGCCGCAAGGCCGTCAATGAGTCGGCTGCGCTGCGCATAGAACGCTCGATCTGACCGGCTGCTACTAGCGCGGCCGTCAGGCCCGACAGCACACGCCCGCGGGCTTGTCCCTGACGGATACTGTCATCGAGATACTGCAGCAGCTCCAAGCCCCCCTCGACAGCAGCGTCGGCGCGGCCCATCTGCAACTGCGTCCAAGCCATGTCGGCGCGCAGTAGCAGGCGGTAGCGTTTCACACCAAGCGCCTCGGCGAGCTCTAGGGCGGCTTGTGCATGCCGCAGGGCCAGATCGAACTGACCGCGGGCATCGGCCAGCCGGCTTTCGACGCGCAGCCTACGCATCCAATCGACCTCCGGTACACCGCCCTGTTCGAGTTCGAGCGCGATGCGCAAGTGCATCTCTGCGCGCTCGGGATGGCCCGCCTCGAGCTCGACCTCGGCCAAGTGCCGCTGGCAGGAATGCCGGTGACGGCGTTCGCCCAACGACTCGAACAGCGCGTCTGCCTTCGACATCGCCTCCACAGACAGTGAGACCGGCATGCGGCCTTCGCTCCCGACGCGTCCGTACCAATGCCAGAATCGCGCGGCCAGCATCGTCGGGCAGCGCGCGTCCACTAGGGGCTGCACGCGCTTCAAATGTTCCAACGCTTCCCCCGTCGCGCCGGCAGCACCCAGGCCCACGGAGATGAAGGTCGCAATCGTGATCGCCACCTGCTCGTGCCCCGGCGCCGTGAGCGTCCAGGTCAGCGCCGCACGCACGTTGGGGACTTCCTCCCACATCAACATGCTGTCGCGATCGCGGGCCGCGTCCATGCACAGTTGGGCCATTGCATGCGCGAGGCGCGAGTTCCAGTCGATACCGTCGATCGAAGCCTGAAGGGCGTCGAGCGCAAATGCACGGGTGGTCTCCAGCATTCGATAGCGCGGACGGGAGCCAGGCTGCCGGGTGATCAGCGAGCGCTCTACCAGAATATCGAGGTGCTCTATGAGATCGGCACTCCTTTCCGGGCCCACCAGCAGCTCGGCTCCCTGCAGGCTGAAACCGCCCGGGAAGATCGCCAATTGGTGCAGCAGTTGCTGCGCGGCCGGCGGCAGCAATTGGTGGCTCCATTCCAGGGCCGCCTGTAGGCTGCTATGTCGACTCGGCGCGGTGCGCGGCCCCCGCGAAAACAGCCGCAACCGGTCGTACAAACGGCTGCGCACGCCACCAAGCCCTAGCACAGGCACGCGCGCCGCGGCGAACTCCAACGCAAGAGGTACGCCGTCCAACTGGCGGCAGATCTCGACCAGATCGACAAGGTCCTGCGCGGTAGGCTCAAAGCTGCCGCCCATCGCCGCGCGCACCCGCTCCAGCAACATGCGCACGGCACCGTAGTCGATGGCGTCGCGCACGTCGGGAGTCGGTGGAACTTCCAGGGGGTTGAGCCGGATGATGCGTTCGCCGGGCAGGCGCAGGGGCTCATGGCTGGTGGCCAGAACATGCACCTTGGGGGCATCCTGGATGAGCGTGTCTACGAATGATGCTACCTCGTCGGCCAAGTGCTCGCAGTTGTCCAGCAACAACAGCAGTTCGCGATGCCGGAGCTGCGCCAGGCACTGCGCCAAAGGAACTTCGCGCGGATTCACCTGCAGGCCGATGGCGCCGCAAACCGCCTGCACCAGCCGTTCTGGATCCAGCACGGTGGCCAACTCGACTTGCCAGACGCCATGTGCGTAGTGTCGCGCCGCGGCCATTTGCCGAGCCGCCAAAATCGCCAGGGTCGTCTTGCCCACGCCGGCCAGGCCGCATACCGTAACGCAAGGTTGCGTCTCGTGCGCTCGTGACAGATCGGCCAACTCGCGCTCGCGTCCATAAACCGGCAGCGTACGAAGCGGCAGATTGCCAACGGCATGCCTCGGAACACTCGTACAGTCTTGTTCGGGCTGCCCGACGAACCGGTACCCGCGCCCCGTGACAGTGGCGATCGTTTCGGATCCCAGCGATTTGCGTAGCGCCGACACCTGTACCGTCAGATTGTTGTCCTCCACCACCTGTCCTGGCCAGATCAAGGCAAAGATCTCCGCCTTCGTGACGATGCGTTCGCGCTGTTCGACCAGCAGCATCAACAGATCGAAGGCACGGGCGCCAAGCGGCACGGACTCGCCATTGATGCGGACCTGCCGGCGCGCCGTATGGATCTCGAACCCCGGGAACTTCAGGATGTCCATGAACAAACTGGGCCGTGGATTCAGACGGGGCAGCGGGCTACAGGCAGCGCCTGCAGCAGGCGGAAGTAGATGGTTGGGTGCCAGGCTGGCACTGCCGTGGGATTGCTCAGACGCAAGTCCGGCATCGCATCGATCAGAAGGGACAGGGCTGCGCGCACTACGCGTTGTTGCACGTACTGGCCAGCACACTCGTGGATCCCGTGGCCCAACGAGAGATGATTGGTAGCCTCGAGGCGATCCAGATAAAAGTGCTCGGGTTGGCTGCCGAAAACTTTCTCGTCCCGGTTGCCTGACCCCACCATGGCGAAGACAGGGCAACCGTCCGGCACCTGCACCCCACAGATGGTTTGTGCGCCATGGGCGTAGCGCTCGATCAGGGCAAGCGGGGGCTGGTAGCGCCGTGTTTCATCCAGGGAGAGCCTCAGCGCCTTGTCGAATGCAGGCCGGTTGGTGGCCATGGCCGCCAACTGGGACCAAGGCGTTACGTTCTTCGCCCCTGGCCGCGCGTCGGGAAGAAGAAGGTGCAGCGCCGCGCTGCAGAGCAACATGTGAGGTGACTGGCTGGCGAGCACTGTCTGCATCAACGTCAGCAGCGTTTCGATGAATTTCAACGGACGGCCCGGTAGGGGCACGCCCGGAGCCATTCGGCCCGCCAGTTCGCCGATCAAGGTGCCCTTGTAGGGTGAGCCAGGCAGGAAGCTGTATCGCCAGGCATCGGCCAGTGACAGAGCGAGTCTGGCGGCCAAGCGCAGTCCAGCATCAGCGAGCACCAGGCCTTCGATCGCGCCCGGGCGAGCCGTCCGGCCATAGTTCAACGTCATCGTGTGCGCCAACGTGTCGCAAGCCCTGCGTTGCGCAGCGTCGCCGATACCGAGCAGGTCCCAGATGACGGCCCGCGCTACCGGATGTGCGAAGGACCGCATGTAGTCGAAGTGCATCAGGTGCCGCTGATCAAGAAGTTTGCTGCTGGCACGCTGAACGATGGCATCGATCTTCGGTTCGAGGGCCGTCAGTGCCGCACGGAAAGCCTCGTCGAGCGCATTCCGCACGACCTCGTGCCTGGGCCTGTCCAGCGTCACGATGCCGCGATAGGGGGTTCGAGACTGTGTCTGCACGAAATCGGTATGGCGCCCGAGCAACTCCTGGCAACCGGCGTGGTCCAGTACCCAATAGGCCTTTTGCTCGCTCACCCAAACCATGCGCTTTCCCGTCGCGCGAAGCTCTTGGAGCGTTTCGAAAGGATTGGCCACGAATCGCGGATCGGAGAGATTGATGCGTCCCTGATTCAGGTCCGGCGGGGGGGAGACATCGACGGCCGGCGGCAATAACGACGCGACGAGATCCTTGACCCAGGGCGAGTCGAACTCGCGCTCGATCAATGCCTGGATGAACTCGGGCCACTGGCCATCGAGGAGGTTCCCCAACGCTGGCTGCAAGACCCAGTCCCGCAGAGCGTTGTTCCCAAGATAGCTCAGGTCGCGATCCGAGAGCAGCGGAAATGCAGGTAAGCCGGGCAGATGGTCCGCCGCGTTGGTCGCAGTGGCGTGGGCCTGTGCGAAGCCGCCGGCGACACTGCCGACCAACGCGCTGATGCCGCCTATCAGCTGGTTGCTCACCTGGCCCGCGGCCGCAAGTGCCGTCTGGGCTGCACCTGCCACCACTTGGGCGCCGCCTATGATGTTCCCGACGGCCGCGCCGAGTGTCGTCCCCGCAATCGCAACCGGCGATTCGGCGTGGTCTAGTGCCCTCAACGCCTTCAGCCCCGGGAAGAACAGGTACATGCACCCGCGCGTGGTGACCAGTGGAGGAATGTTCGCAACCAGGGTTCGCGGCAACCCGGCGGCGTCCGGCTCGACAAAGCGGAACTCGGTGGAGGCGCTGCGAATTGCGGCGATCGGGCACGTCGTGCCGCGGATGCCGGTCGCGGCCAAGTCCCCCTGAAGCCACTCGCGCTGGATGAATTCGAACTGTTGCTCGATGTTGGCGCCCAAAAACAGGCCCATCAAGCCTTCTTTCTCGACGCTGCCCTCCTGCCATCTGGACGCCATACCCCGTCGCAGCAGCCGTCGGGCGTGGCGCTGGCCCGCGACGCGGGCCGTGCGTGGATTGGCCCGGCGGATGTGTGCGCCAACGGGGCAACGCAGGCCCTCATGATCATTCTCAAGGTCTGGAAATTCCCAACTAGGTGCATAGTCGAAGGCATCGAGTGGGCCGCTAGGATCAGGGGCCGCAGGCTCGAGCGCCAGCGGCGTGCCGTCGTAGCGTCGACCCATCAGTTTGGCCCGCAGGCGATCCTTATCGACCCCGAGGCGCTTCGCTTCCTGCTCGGTAGCGGCCTTGAAGCCTGCAACGTCCTGCTCCAACAGCCGAAGTACGCCGAAAGTGCCGTTGCCGGCCAACGCCTGTGGCATGTTTCCCAGCGATGTGCCGCCATAGACACTGTCGTAATCCTGGTGCAGCAAGAATTCGCCAGGACTGGCGGCAGGCTGGAATGCGGGCTCGGCCGATGTGTATTGGCCACTGACGCGAGGCTCGGAGATGCCGTCCCGGAATCCAAAGGGCTCGTAGCCTCCACGTGAGTCCCCCCTCAGCGTCCGCAGATGCCTGAGGCCTTTCGCCGCGCCCTGCTCGAGCACCCGCACCGCAGTTTCGTAGGCTGAAGTTTCGGTTCCCGACTCCTTTGTGTAAAGGAACAGCACGACGTGCTCCGGTTCACCAGCAGGTTTGCCGAAGAGCCAATGGTCGGGCCCACTGCTTCCACGGTCAAAGTTCGCCTCGGCCCGCTGGGTCGCCCCCTCCCGGAAGGCGGTCGGAAATGTCTGCAACTCGGGCTGACGAGCCGGCGCCAGCAGGGCCCGGAGTCCCTGGTGGGTGAATGCAACCTGAGTCAGAACAGCGGGCGCCTTGTCGCCAGGCCAGTGACTTGCGCTCGCAACTCCCAGCCATGGCGTCGCGGCGTTGGGCAGATCCTGGGCCAGCCAGTTGCGCGCCAAGGCAGGATCATCAATCCTGAAAAACAGATAGCTGGCATGATTGGCCTTATAACCCCGGAGAATGTTGCCTTGCACATCCGTCGGATCGACCTCGGCCGCTGGGGCATCCAGGGACGGCCTCGGCAGGTTGGTTCGCTTGCCTACGATGTCCGTCACCGTTTTGCTTGGATACGCGCTGTACAGCGGATAGTCGAAGCCCTCCGGGAACAGGGTGAGGTCCGTGCGCAGATAGTACGGCACACGATTCCACTGTCGCACCCAGGCAAGAAACTCCTCGGGGTGCTCACGCACCGGCATCGTCGGCCTCGTTTTGACATAGCTCAGCAAGGTGTCGAAAACTTCCCCAAGCGCGATGACAAAATCCAGCACATAGGGGTCGAGTGGACCGTCGAACTCTGTGGTGACCATCAACGCTTGGCCGTCCCAGGATGGGACGAAGCGTGCGTAGTGGACGAAGGACAGATCCTCCAGTGCCTGCTTGATCTTGTCCTGGGCCAGGACAATGTCCCACAACAATAGGGGCAGACGGTTTGGTGTTGGGTCGAGCTCCAACACCAGGTTGAGGCCGTGGCTGACCTGGCGGCTCTGGTTCGCAAGCCAGGGTCGCGCCCACTCCGGAAAGTTACGCATCACCACTTCCCTCCAATCCATCCACTTAGCGCGGTTGGCAAATTTTTGACAGTTTAGATCGAGGCGCGAACGACGGACAAGCAATCGATCAATTGCAACTTGCGGGCGGTGAGCGCGCTTACCTCGATGAAATGCTGGTACCTCAGCAGCGCCGCACCGGTACACGCCGTCCAGATCCAGGCAGTGCAGTGCAGTGCAGTCCAGGTGGATGTTGAGCTTGGTGGCGCGCCTCACGCATCCCATGAATGAGGGATAGGCACTGAGCCGCCTTCTGATGACGCTGTCCACCCGCACAGACCTTGGACAAGAATCAGGCTGCCAATGCGTCATCTTGCTAGGCCTGACCTGCTCGGTTTAGTCGAGACAGTTTTTCCTAGAAGACGGCGGGTTGCGGTTCT
This genomic window from Variovorax sp. V93 contains:
- a CDS encoding winged helix-turn-helix domain-containing protein is translated as MDILKFPGFEIHTARRQVRINGESVPLGARAFDLLMLLVEQRERIVTKAEIFALIWPGQVVEDNNLTVQVSALRKSLGSETIATVTGRGYRFVGQPEQDCTSVPRHAVGNLPLRTLPVYGRERELADLSRAHETQPCVTVCGLAGVGKTTLAILAARQMAAARHYAHGVWQVELATVLDPERLVQAVCGAIGLQVNPREVPLAQCLAQLRHRELLLLLDNCEHLADEVASFVDTLIQDAPKVHVLATSHEPLRLPGERIIRLNPLEVPPTPDVRDAIDYGAVRMLLERVRAAMGGSFEPTAQDLVDLVEICRQLDGVPLALEFAAARVPVLGLGGVRSRLYDRLRLFSRGPRTAPSRHSSLQAALEWSHQLLPPAAQQLLHQLAIFPGGFSLQGAELLVGPERSADLIEHLDILVERSLITRQPGSRPRYRMLETTRAFALDALQASIDGIDWNSRLAHAMAQLCMDAARDRDSMLMWEEVPNVRAALTWTLTAPGHEQVAITIATFISVGLGAAGATGEALEHLKRVQPLVDARCPTMLAARFWHWYGRVGSEGRMPVSLSVEAMSKADALFESLGERRHRHSCQRHLAEVELEAGHPERAEMHLRIALELEQGGVPEVDWMRRLRVESRLADARGQFDLALRHAQAALELAEALGVKRYRLLLRADMAWTQLQMGRADAAVEGGLELLQYLDDSIRQGQARGRVLSGLTAALVAAGQIERSMRSAADSLTALRQANLLRSRSEVFAWVAAAAGFVHEAAQLIGAGETFFDQSENERDPISKMAQRRALELIDATVGNAELQYWRAQGRGLGDAGLDHLLTRTFATPSQARDD
- a CDS encoding cytochrome P450 — encoded protein: MDSVIRRRLSAYPSFMGCVRRATKLNIHLDCTALHCLDLDGVYRCGAAEVPAFHRGKRAHRPQVAIDRLLVRRSRLDLNCQKFANRAKWMDWREVVMRNFPEWARPWLANQSRQVSHGLNLVLELDPTPNRLPLLLWDIVLAQDKIKQALEDLSFVHYARFVPSWDGQALMVTTEFDGPLDPYVLDFVIALGEVFDTLLSYVKTRPTMPVREHPEEFLAWVRQWNRVPYYLRTDLTLFPEGFDYPLYSAYPSKTVTDIVGKRTNLPRPSLDAPAAEVDPTDVQGNILRGYKANHASYLFFRIDDPALARNWLAQDLPNAATPWLGVASASHWPGDKAPAVLTQVAFTHQGLRALLAPARQPELQTFPTAFREGATQRAEANFDRGSSGPDHWLFGKPAGEPEHVVLFLYTKESGTETSAYETAVRVLEQGAAKGLRHLRTLRGDSRGGYEPFGFRDGISEPRVSGQYTSAEPAFQPAASPGEFLLHQDYDSVYGGTSLGNMPQALAGNGTFGVLRLLEQDVAGFKAATEQEAKRLGVDKDRLRAKLMGRRYDGTPLALEPAAPDPSGPLDAFDYAPSWEFPDLENDHEGLRCPVGAHIRRANPRTARVAGQRHARRLLRRGMASRWQEGSVEKEGLMGLFLGANIEQQFEFIQREWLQGDLAATGIRGTTCPIAAIRSASTEFRFVEPDAAGLPRTLVANIPPLVTTRGCMYLFFPGLKALRALDHAESPVAIAGTTLGAAVGNIIGGAQVVAGAAQTALAAAGQVSNQLIGGISALVGSVAGGFAQAHATATNAADHLPGLPAFPLLSDRDLSYLGNNALRDWVLQPALGNLLDGQWPEFIQALIEREFDSPWVKDLVASLLPPAVDVSPPPDLNQGRINLSDPRFVANPFETLQELRATGKRMVWVSEQKAYWVLDHAGCQELLGRHTDFVQTQSRTPYRGIVTLDRPRHEVVRNALDEAFRAALTALEPKIDAIVQRASSKLLDQRHLMHFDYMRSFAHPVARAVIWDLLGIGDAAQRRACDTLAHTMTLNYGRTARPGAIEGLVLADAGLRLAARLALSLADAWRYSFLPGSPYKGTLIGELAGRMAPGVPLPGRPLKFIETLLTLMQTVLASQSPHMLLCSAALHLLLPDARPGAKNVTPWSQLAAMATNRPAFDKALRLSLDETRRYQPPLALIERYAHGAQTICGVQVPDGCPVFAMVGSGNRDEKVFGSQPEHFYLDRLEATNHLSLGHGIHECAGQYVQQRVVRAALSLLIDAMPDLRLSNPTAVPAWHPTIYFRLLQALPVARCPV